A window from Sesamum indicum cultivar Zhongzhi No. 13 unplaced genomic scaffold, S_indicum_v1.0 scaffold00354, whole genome shotgun sequence encodes these proteins:
- the LOC105180151 gene encoding probable LRR receptor-like serine/threonine-protein kinase At4g20940, with amino-acid sequence MGISLYSQSFFCFIFILSIFCITNCFIQNAYSQCLEDQRSLLFELKSDLIFNSTQSLKLVLWNQTQDCCNWDGVECDGVGHVINLQLDGEGISGGIHNMSSLSGLRYLEKLNLAGNDFGSQIPSGILNLKHLMHLNLSDAGFRGQVPIEVSLMRRLVTLDLSYKLGYNSLEIEDLNLKMLLQNLTGLRELYLDGIQMSSAVLNFFANFSHLTTLSLSGCDLRGSFPNMIIQIPTLENLDLSYNVFLTGSIPQFHRNASLRTMLLRYTNFSGPLPNSIGNLSMLSEIDTNFCSFIGPIPSMISTLTKLIHVDLSWNFFTGSIPPFYMSKNLQSVDLSINSLSGSIPKCLFSLPSLQILFLSYNQLSGRVYEFSTLHFPNILVLDLSNNKLEGQIPNSFFTLERLEILDLSGNFFNGTVQLGKLQRLHSLI; translated from the coding sequence ATGGGAATTTCTTTGTATTCTCAGTCTTTCTTCTGCTTCATCTTCATACTTTCAATATTTTGCATAACTAATTGTTTTATTCAAAATGCTTACAGCCAATGCCTGGAGGATCAGAGaagtttgttgtttgaattGAAGAGCGATCTTATATTCAACAGCACTCAATCACTAAAACTGGTGCTCTGGAATCAGACTCAAGATTGTTGCAACTGGGACGGTGTGGAATGTGATGGTGTGGGGCATGTGATCAATTTGCAGCTCGATGGGGAGGGAATTTCGGGTGGGATTCATAACATGTCAAGTCTTTCCGGCCTTCGGTACCTGGAGAAGCTAAACTTGGCTGGGAATGACTTTGGAAGTCAGATTCCAAGTGGGATTCTCAACCTCAAACATTTGATGCATTTGAATTTATCAGATGCTGGTTTTCGTGGACAGGTTCCAATTGAAGTTTCACTAATGAGGAGATTGGTCACTCTTGATCTCTCATATAAACTCGGTTATAACAGTCTAGAAATTGAAGATCTGAATTTGAAGATGCTTCTTCAGAATCTAACCGGGCTAAGAGAGCTTTATCTCGATGGCATTCAGATGTCGTCAGCAGTTCTTAATTTCTTTGCTAACTTCTCACATCTAACTACCTTGTCTCTCAGTGGATGTGATTTAAGAGGCTCATTCCCTAATATGATCATCCAAATACCTACCCTAGAGAATCTTGATTTATCCTACAATGTGTTCCTCACTGGCTCCATACCACAATTTCATCGAAATGCATCTCTTAGGACTATGTTGCTTCGATATACTAACTTCTCAGGCCCATTACCAAATTCTATTGGTAATCTTAGCATGTTATCTGAGATAGATACGAACTTCTGCAGCTTCATTGGACCTATTCCATCCATGATTTCTACCCTAACTAAGCTAATTCATGTGGACTTATCCTGGAACTTTTTCACCGGTTCAATCCCACCATTTTATATGTCCAAGAACCTTCAATCTGTAGACCTTAGTATTAATTCACTTAGTGGGAGCATCCCCAAGTGTCTCTTTAGTCTTCCTTCACTACAAATACTTTTCCTTTCCTACAACCAGTTAAGTGGTCGagtttatgaattttcaactttacatTTTCCTAACATACTTGTGCTAGATTTAAGCAATAATAAACTGGAAGGGCAAATTCCCAATTCATTCTTCACACTAGAAAGGCTTGAAATTCTTGACCTTTCTGGCAACTTCTTCAATGGCACAGTTCAACTAGGAAAGTTGCAAAGGCTACACAGTCTTATATGA
- the LOC110011460 gene encoding receptor-like protein 12, with amino-acid sequence MLQMLDLSNNRIIGEVPNWIWEIGNGALTHLDHSSNLLVSLQKPYHFPSSLSYLDLHSNILQGELPPLPQDANYIDYSNNNFEKSIPPNIVNSTDYLIYLSLSNNSLSGAIPTSFCTATRLDVLDLSANRLSGSILPCLVEKVEHLAVLNLGGNNISGHIPDTFSIYCSLKILDMSQNYLEGRLLVSLANCKSLQVLNVRNNNIYDGFPCMLPSSLRVLVLRSNRFHGQVRCSRSWKDLQIIDIASNNFTGYLYTKSFWGMMLEKDARLESDYNHYDRRFGFGVEYYLATVK; translated from the coding sequence ATGCTGCAGATGTTGGACCTCTCAAACAACAGGATAATTGGGGAAGTACCTAATTGGATTTGGGAAATTGGTAATGGAGCACTTACCCATTTGGATCATTCTTCGAATCTGTTGGTTAGTCTGCAGAAGCCATACCACTTTCCTAGTTCACTTAGTTATCTGGACTTACACTCAAACATACTCCAGGGGGAGTTGCCCCCTCTACCCCAAGATGCTAACTATATAGATTACTCTAATAACAACTTTGAAAAGTCCATTCCACCTAACATTGTTAACTCCACTGACTATCTAATTTACTTGTCTCTTTCGAACAATAGCCTAAGTGGAGCTATTCCGACATCCTTTTGCACTGCTACTCGACTTGATGTTCTTGACTTGTCTGCCAATAGATTGAGCGGGAGCATACTGCCTTGTTTGGTGGAAAAAGTTGAGCACCTTGCGGTGTTGAATCTTGGGGGGAACAACATCAGTGGCCATATACCGGACACATTTTCTATCTATTGTAGTCTAAAAATTTTGGATATGAGTCAGAACTATTTAGAAGGGAGGCTCCTAGTGTCCCTGGCCAATTGCAAATCGTTACAGGTCTTGAATGTTAGAAATAACAACATCTATGATGGTTTCCCATGCATGCTGCCATCTAGCTTGCGTGTGCTTGTCTTGCGCTCTAACAGATTCCATGGACAAGTAAGATGTAGCAGAAGCTGGAAAGATCTCCAAATCATTGATATAGCTTCTAACAATTTCACTGGTTATCTGTACACAAAGAGCTTTTGGGGAATGATGCTAGAAAAGGACGCACGCCTAGAAAGTGACTACAATCACTACGACAGAAGATTTGGATTTGGTGTTGAATACTACCTTGCAACAGtgaaa